A window of Falco rusticolus isolate bFalRus1 chromosome 18, bFalRus1.pri, whole genome shotgun sequence genomic DNA:
cgccccccccccccatgagaaaaacagagcaaagcacTTACATATGGTTGAGAAGACTCAACGTGACACCAAAAAGCATGTGGATAATGCCAAGAATCACAGACATTTTCATCTTAAATGAATTGAGGAAGGCCAGTTTATTGCTGGCAATGTTCCAAATCTGTGAAAAACAACACTGAGTAAGCCAAACGCCGAGTAAAACAACAACAGAGGAGAATGAAAATCTTCATTTGAACTTAAACTGTATCAACAATCCAGGAAGCATTAGGCTGTAAgaacaagttttttttttaaagatgcgTTTGTCACACAGATATCTTTCGGGAAAATGAGCAGACAACCTTTTCTGCTAAGAACGCTGTCTTACAGCAACTGATCCCACTACCAGAGCAGGAATCAAACCTCGCTTGTTTTTATATTAGGCAAAAGTAGCAGGAAAAAGGGGGCTGTATccttgtcagaaaaaaatacgacttttcatttaaatgaacaGTGATGCATCGTTCTGATTTTCTGCACTTCCTCTTTCATGTGGAACACATGAGTTTTGTATCAAATATGCTAAGCAGTGTTGCTGATGCAGGCAGATACAAAATCACAGGATTATTTGGAAACTCACGTTTCTAAGActgactggagaaaaaaacccaaacaactttCCTCAAGGTAAAAAAGTAACCTCATGAAGTGATTCCCAAGTCTAGATTTGATTAAACCACTACAAGTTAGAAAGTGTGAAAAAGAAGCCTTTAAGTGGACCTGAGAGCAAGTCTCTCTATCCTGAATCTACTGTCTCAACAggcactgaattaattttaacattcaGGAGTATTTACAACATTGATTAAGAGTTTGCTAAGGGAATGGCTGGGCTGTGGAAATCTTGCACAGTGAACTGGACAGGTACTCTTCTTTCTATTAACACAGAGGATGTTCTTAAAtgaagcaaaggaaggaaaagctctTACTGGGTCAATGCCAAAGGGGTAGGGTCCACCGAACACCCCGGGAATAGCAGGGttcagctgaagcagaggaGTAGTCTCTAGCAAGGCATCTCTGTTTGGGTATAAGTAGATTACACAAACATTAACACAAGCAACTCTGTCCATTCTCTGCAAAAGCTAGCAACATTTATCCCTTGTAAGAGCAAGGAGTATCTCAAACGGAGAGAACTTTAAGGTTCTTGTGTGGTCCCAGAGATTTTCCTGAATGAATAATAAACCTGTTTCTTGATCTGTTATTGCCACAAGGAAGAACGATGCAGGAGACAGGAATCTTGCTACATCTATGAGGAGAAAGGCGCTAAACTACatatttcccagaaaaaaaaaaaaaaaaaaaaaaaaagcagctgatttGGACCATGGTAGATATTATCTTCATTATATTCACACCCCTCTTCCAATTCTACTTGAGACTGAgttcagaattttgttttcctgacttGGGAGGACAATGGGGAAAGATAAGCCACCTGCTTATCACTGTCACTCTTTATCTAGTTATCAATGATTTACTCACGACCAATTGCCTTTTGAGAACATGGGCCGGACACTCCATGACGAACCGAACATATTAAGAGACTTGGAGAAACAGTCATTGTAGATGAGGCCTGTGTAAGTGGAGAACAGTCCCATCAGCAGAATGATGTATCGACCACTAAAAACCATGTTGAACATCTagtataaaaaacaaaacaaaacaaaaaaggaacaaagaaagtCCACGAGAGGAAGGTCTCTCAAAGACAGAACAGTAAAATCAGCCACCTGCAGGACAAACAATACCGGCTGTATGGACTAAAAGCCCAAAGCCTCTATTTCCCCATGGCAGGGATTAAGGGTGCAAAAGGTAGCGCTGCATAACAGAATTTGAGTACAGCAGATAAAACAGGCAGCACGGTTGTCTGCAGGGAATCTGGGATTAGTCGTGGAGGATAAATTGCACTCCACGCACTGATGCAAAcccccagctggcagcactggtTTGGAACTAGGCAGCGCAGCCCCTGTTCAGCTTTCTCCATGTTCTGTCAATGTATCTTCACTCTGGTTCACCTCCTGTCAAGCTAAGCCCTGAGCAAGCAAAACCCACCTAGATCAGCAAATAGAATCGTCGGGGGATATAATATACACATACAGACATTAGGAGTTTGAGTGACTGAACCCCTTTATGATCCAATCAAGTTTTGGgtgatttgtttaaaacagcTCGTCTACTACAGTTGATAAACAATTTCCTTCAAACAACTGAAAGGAATAATCTCCTATAAGTATCCgaaaggaaaactaaaagaaCTCACTATTATCAAATTATACTACTCAGTCTGTGGTCTAGTGGCTTCCCAGTCTGTGTGCCTCACAAATTTCAAATGGGAGGAGTAGCAGCCATTGCCAACGCAAGGGAGGAAGGATGTGAGTAAACCAAAGCTGCaactctttcttttaaatgcaaagctCAGCATAACCTGCCGCTTTACCTCATTGTCACTCTTCTGTGACAGAATACGACTTTCCCTAATCACCATCCAGACAGCAATCAGAGTCATCAGGATTCCATGGCCAAAATCTCCAAACATCACAGCAAACAGAAACGGGAAGGTAATGATCGTATATGGTGCTGTAAGAGAAAAAGATGACCCTCCTACTGCACTGTATTTGAGTGAGACCACATTTACCACAGCACAATTTACACAGTTGAGCAATACAATTCCCAGgcttctcctctgcttctggAAGGTGTTAAGTACTCTGTTAGAAACTTTCATACAGGATAgacaatacagagaaaaatcatgACTAAAAAGTTGAGATAGATGTCTTAGACTTTTATAAGTTTGAATTTACCTGGGTTTATTTCCCGGTATGTTCCAATGCCGTAAGCATCAACAATGTTTTGAAAGCCAGAAGTAAACTTGTTAGTTTTGTTGTATGTTGGTGGGGTCTGATTGGTTTGCATCCTGTTTAAAATAGATGGGACAGTGGATCCGCTGtgttcctgtttaaaaaaataaatacattcaaaaaCGCACCCTCAGAGCACTCGAGGACAGAGTACAATGCTATTTTCTTGTTAGCATCTGGAAAACTACAAGCTTGCATGTTTGTAGTGTGCTTGCACGATGAGAAATACACttgagcagctggggaaagttGCCAAGTTTCCACTGCTCTCCACTCTGTACACTGTacagcaggaggagaagcaCATGTAGTAAGGATGAACGTTGTCTGATGAGGACAGACAAGAAGACTCATgcactctttaaaaaaaaagactttttaaacagcaaatgaaaggaTTTTAAGACACCCAACTCTATTGTCTATCTGAGCAGAGGGCGAGCTTGCCAATGTCCTGGACAGCTCCTTTTCGGTAAGTTCCACTATATATCCAAACAGCATGACTACAAAGCACAGCCAGGTGAAATAAATGTACCAAAGGACtcaaatgcaggaaaatgcCCTACCGTTACAAAATTTTCCTGAACTGAAAGCTTTACACAACATATATATTACAAAGTTTATCTATAAGCCATGATTCCCGCATGTTAAATAAACTGTCCTCTGTGTGGATGGATTCAAATAGCTCAAAGGGATGATTTTCAGAGCCTCGCAATTCGGAAAAATCAATTAATCCATGCTGTGTTTGCCAACACTTGATAGTCTGCTCGAACAGCGGCAGACAAGAGCAGTACGGCAGTTACTCACAGTGCCTCTCCTGAGAGCAAACTGGATAGAATCGAGGTCAGCAACAGGACACCAGACTTCAGCAATCAAGCACTTTTGTGTCACATCGATATTGCACAGATTCAGGGTATGGTAGATAGCCTTCATCTTGCGTACTTTGATGAACCAGACACGGATATTTTTAGCGGCTGCCTGCAACACCCTTTGGCGATGATCCTCTGTTTGGTTCAGCACCTTTCATAGAGAAGCAGGATAAAGATGAAGCAAAGCCACTGCCCAAAACTCAAAACAGAGAAGTGTACAGTGAAATGGGGCTGACCAACAGGACAAGCTTTAGCCGCCAGAGGATGGAGGGATGAGCTCTCTCCTCCACCCGATGCACAAGCCTGCCACACGCCTGCAATATAGGCTTTAGCCTCCACATTAACCAGTTCTGCTAAAAGATTTAAAGGCTTCTTTTTCCAGGGATCCTTTTTGactgctttcctcctccacctccaaAGTCAGCGGGTATTTCAAACAATGAACCGTTCAGAGATCACAGAGAGTGTTTTTTCCTCCACCCAGGTtaaaagagcagagaagagtTCTACAAATGAGGTGTACACTGCCTTAAGAAAACACGTGCTTACAATGGAAGACTTttttactgaaaggaaaaggagagagtgTTTTCTACTAAGGGTGTTTTCCAACTGGAACATATCTAACTCGGGCCAAGTCAGATTTCCAGACTGGAAAGTCTTAGACTCGAGGAAAAGTAAGGGCACAGGGCACAGGTTTGAATCCTACTAGTTAAATTACTTCTGAATTCTTGTCTACCTTAAAATTCCTGAACAGTTGCACTACAGCACTCCCAGCTTGAGACAATCTCTGTATCAAATAAGCAGTCCAAATTcaaccatttttccttttagtttctgaacctttattttttgtctCAAATAGCTTAAATTTTTCTGCATAACATACTGCCTTTCTTCCTTGAAGCAAGcatcaaatatttcagaggtGGCACCCAGGAGATTTGCACGCTGGTTACTTTTTACCAACACTCAAGCTCCTGCACAAGAGATTAGCTGTAAAGCAGAAGCTCTTCAGGACAGCACAACATGAAAATAAGAcgacaggcagaaaaaaagaacagctaaGTTAAAGTTAGTGTTGTTATCTCAACATGGAAATAAGTTTTAAGTTCTTGCAGATGAAACAGGCAATTGATTATACAAGCATGCCTCCAGAGTTGAAAAATATCGTATCTCTTACACATGCGCATTCCTCTCTGCTCCTGGTATGCAAGTTCTCTGTCAATGCTGTACTTACACGTATATAATTAACTGCTCAGCTCTCCAGAAAGAGCAAACCACCCCACCATCCTAACCCCTGacaaagaaaactgagcagATGGTCTCCAAACATCTTTCTTGCACTGCCTCAGAGGCTAGCCTCAAACCACCAGGAGctgaaaacactttcttctAAGAGGGCCAAAAAGTCTCCTGTTTTAGTAAGATCCAAAGAAGTTTTCAACcatattattaaagaaaaaaaggaaaaagggcagTGACCCCAGTTATTTTACCATCTGAAGATCATCAATTCTGGTATTGACACCAGAAGCCATTTCCTTCCGCTCCTGTGGCGTTTCTGGGCATGGGTAGAGGGAGGCACGGAATCTGAAAGACATGCAAGCCACCTTAGTAACAAAGATGGAAAGAAGATAAATCAGTCAGGGAAATAACTGGCTGAGCctgaacacagaaataaagcaaaaagcacCTTAAGAGAAGTTTCTGATCAGCAAAAGCTGCCAAGCTCAGTTTCAGTCTTTAAATCAAGCAGGTACGTAAGTTTGCTTTAGGCCAAACCAGAAGCTGAATGCTTAAGAAATGGAAGTAGGAGAAAATCCTCTGTTCCCTGTGCTGACAGCATCTCAAAGGCACTGGCACAAAGCTGATTAGCCGTCCCAGTGCAGGGTGCTGCTATCACGCCAACGCAGCTGCCGCTAGAAACAGTCACTATTGGTTTCTCCCTGTGAGAATACTGACTGCTGATACCCCACGAGGTCTGTCTGAGAGTTCAGCACTTGAACTCCCTTGGTTTTAGCATTTTCTAGCATTTTCTAGCAAAGGAGACATCCACTTGTGGAGCATTACAGGCTTGGGGAGTGGCTAGTTTGACTGTAAAATACACTTCAGCTACTTATGGTATGGTTTATTTGCTGCCGAAATACGTACTCCTAGTCACTGTGAAATAAGGagttaaaaaatactgataCTGTCACATCAATGCGTTTCAAATATTTGAGAAAGCTGCCCAGCTCTAAGACTTTCCTACCCTTCACATATCTTCTTGACTCTGTTCTTCAGCTGGTCACCTTGGAAAAAGATGATAAACACAGACTTGTGCACGTAATCCCcctagaagagaagaaagagcatACTGTAATGGCTCAGGTATTTACAAAAATTAGCATTATAGCAAATTACAACAGAGTTctatttctccttcctctgaatCCGTACATACAGAGTGCATACTTGCACAGTGAGTCAAGAATGTACCTTAACAACAGCGAAACAATCACaaggaaagcaattttcttAGCCTCAGTACAGAATACCCCAACTATACTTGTGTTTACTGAAGCAAAATGTTCTAGATAACCTATTATCTAGTCTATGCAATAAAGTAAACAGGAAAACCTGGGAATATCTCCAACAGAGGtgcaatgaaatatttatcGGCACTTACTGCAGTCAGCTCACCTACAGaatcaagcaaaaaaaccctaaaagaGTGAATGAAAATAAGTTGAAACGGAGTTTAACAACTTTGATTCTCCAGGGAGGCCAACAGCACATTCTTTGTACAGCTGTTTTCATGTTGGTAGCCAGGTCCACTTTCCTGCGTTTGTTGACAAGTTATTGTTCTACCTTACTTAGGAAACTTTAACATAATGTTTCAAGAATAATGACATTAGGTGTAACCTCAATTTAAGGAAGTGTTGCACAATAAGAACAAAGTCTCTCCTAGTAGACAGATAATTCAACAGCAGCGACCAGCAGGACAAGAGAATGAGTCAGACTTACACGAGGAACAGAGAGGCAGTTACTGAGTTGCAACTCCGTCTTTGTTCCTGTGAAGCCTACACACAGCCGTGCTTTTTATGGGTTAAGAGCAAGAGTTCCCAAAATTTGGGCACTGTCCACTGATACGAGCAGAGGACACTGAATGTAAAACCACTATATATTGCTGATGTCCAAAAGAGCCTCTTTCAAGAAGGACTGCTACTCACTCAGAACTGCACACAGGACTTGCACTTGTAGTTTGCACCACTGAAGCAACTACGCCTGCTGCAGTCCAGATTTTGAggttttccccccctctttcAACAGCATTCACCATCCACcttgctatttttgttttagtaaaaCGGGAAAACATTTGTCACTGAAGCCTCAGAGGCTGCAAGCAGGTACTGTGAAGGGACACAACACAAACATTTGCCTGTGTGGAGTTCACTGAGGGACAGAGGCTTAGATCTAGAGGTCTTAGAGCCTTTTTACAAAGCTGAGACTTTTTCTGCTGTAACCAATAGTTCCTTTTACCGTTACAGGATCCTCCAGGGGGTTTTCAATTTCTGCTTGACGCAGGAATACGTTCCCTCGGCACACTCGCCATAGCATGCGCTCAAACATGGGGATTCGCTCACGGTTGATCACACCAGCCACAAACCTGTACAGGGGACAGCATAAACCTAAGTTCTGCACCTAAAAGAATACATACACTTGCCCAAAACACTGATGGCAACTGGAGTTTAGCATCAAATTGAAAGCTACAAAAATCTTGGTTTAAAATTAGGGGTTTTTAAGCAAAACGGAAGGTCTTCTAAATACATAGAAACAGCACAACAAAAACAAGTGCACTATAGCACAAGCTATGCCTTTTAACGGAATGAAATTGTCtattcaaaaaataaatcactagTTCAAGGAGAAACAAACGCATGCAGACACAGAGTTTCTGCGCCTGCTAGTCTCAATTTCAGTAGGCTCCTCATACATTACATGGCAAGGATTATAGCAGTCACGGCTACCACTGACTGTGTCCTAGGCATGTGCTTCAGAAGACCTCACTGGTTCAAACCCCTATGTCCAGATACAGAATGACACGCATGAAGACACCCTGGAAGCAGCTAACAAAGAGGATATAGAACTACGTGGGTTTTCCAGAGGATTAGGTGCCCACAGTAGTTACTAGTTTCAATAAAGCCATGAGAGCTCAGTACGTCTGAAAAAGCAACCAGAACAGATTTACAAAGAATAAACTAGGTTCATTTTTTTGTGCAGAGAAAAATGCGTGAAGCACAAATATGAACTGGAGAGTGAATGTATACAAAGAAGAGAGACAAACAGCTAGGTTTAGATCAGCCTTCATCTGCTTGATGTGCCAATCTGGAAAGTTCCACAACTGCACTCAAATCAGTGCTGATTCCACGAGCTGAACCTAAGGCAGCAAGCCTAAAGCCAGATAAAAGAAAGCACAAACTGCCATTACCCAAGTCGTAGCGGGGCACCTCTTCCCATCTCACTTGGTTCCAGGAGTGAAGAGGATTCCTCCAACAGGTCTGGATCCGCCATCTGCTGATGATGCAATTCAGCCTGAATTCACAAATCAATTAATATCTAATGAAACTAGTTAGTGGCATGCAGGGAATGAGGAACCAGGAGATAGTTTggggagacaaaaaaaagacggaaaaaaaaaaaaaaaggaagaacaaacatAGACAGCAAAAAGAGGAACTAGATGATAGAAAAGACAGCAAGAATCAtacaaggaaggagaaaaacaagaggaaaagtGGAATGGCTCAGCAAAGCTTCCATACAAGAAAGGTCTGAAGATTGCTGCAACACAACAAAGGGGCTGTGGGATATATAAGTCTGAAGAaaggcagaactgaaaaaaatttatcGAGTTTTAAATACAAGTGATGTTCCCAAGAACCATTTTTTAATGGCACAAAACAGTGACATCCTTTACTGTCATTTTCCCTAGATCTTAAATAGGGAAAAACGTGATGGTAGATGCCGATTCCCTCTTGGACTACTTGTGCATTT
This region includes:
- the ATP6V0A1 gene encoding V-type proton ATPase 116 kDa subunit a1 isoform X4 produces the protein MGELFRSEEMTLAQLFLQSEAAYCCVSELGELGKVQFRDLNPDVNVFQRKFVNEVRRCEEMDRKLRFVEKEIKKANIPIMDTGENPEVPFPRDMIDLEANFEKIENELKEINTNQEALKRNFLELTELKFILRKTQQFFDEAELHHQQMADPDLLEESSSLLEPSEMGRGAPLRLGFVAGVINRERIPMFERMLWRVCRGNVFLRQAEIENPLEDPVTGDYVHKSVFIIFFQGDQLKNRVKKICEGFRASLYPCPETPQERKEMASGVNTRIDDLQMVLNQTEDHRQRVLQAAAKNIRVWFIKVRKMKAIYHTLNLCNIDVTQKCLIAEVWCPVADLDSIQFALRRGTEHSGSTVPSILNRMQTNQTPPTYNKTNKFTSGFQNIVDAYGIGTYREINPAPYTIITFPFLFAVMFGDFGHGILMTLIAVWMVIRESRILSQKSDNEMFNMVFSGRYIILLMGLFSTYTGLIYNDCFSKSLNMFGSSWSVRPMFSKGNWSDALLETTPLLQLNPAIPGVFGGPYPFGIDPIWNIASNKLAFLNSFKMKMSVILGIIHMLFGVTLSLLNHIYFKKPLNIYLGFIPEMIFMSSLFGYLVILIFYKWTAYDAHTSKDAPSLLIHFINMFLFSYSDTSNKMLYKGQQGLQCFLVVVALLCVPWMLVAKPLVLRHQYLRRKHLGTHNFGGIRVGNGPTEEDAEIIQHDQLSTHSEEGEEPTEDEVFDFGDTVVYQAIHTIEYCLGCISNTASYLRLWALSLAHAQLSEVLWTMVIHIGLSVRSLGGGFGLFFIFAAFATLTVAILLVMEGLSAFLHALRLHWIEFQNKFYTGTGFKFLPFSFDIIREGRFDD
- the ATP6V0A1 gene encoding V-type proton ATPase 116 kDa subunit a1 isoform X5 — protein: MGELFRSEEMTLAQLFLQSEAAYCCVSELGELGKVQFRDLNPDVNVFQRKFVNEVRRCEEMDRKLRFVEKEIKKANIPIMDTGENPEVPFPRDMIDLEANFEKIENELKEINTNQEALKRNFLELTELKFILRKTQQFFDEAELHHQQMADPDLLEESSSLLEPSEMGRGAPLRLGFVAGVINRERIPMFERMLWRVCRGNVFLRQAEIENPLEDPVTGDYVHKSVFIIFFQGDQLKNRVKKICEGFRASLYPCPETPQERKEMASGVNTRIDDLQMVLNQTEDHRQRVLQAAAKNIRVWFIKVRKMKAIYHTLNLCNIDVTQKCLIAEVWCPVADLDSIQFALRRGTEHSGSTVPSILNRMQTNQTPPTYNKTNKFTSGFQNIVDAYGIGTYREINPAPYTIITFPFLFAVMFGDFGHGILMTLIAVWMVIRESRILSQKSDNEMFNMVFSGRYIILLMGLFSTYTGLIYNDCFSKSLNMFGSSWSVRPMFSKGNWSDALLETTPLLQLNPAIPGVFGGPYPFGIDPIWNIASNKLAFLNSFKMKMSVILGIIHMLFGVTLSLLNHIYFKKPLNIYLGFIPEMIFMSSLFGYLVILIFYKWTAYDAHTSKDAPSLLIHFINMFLFSYSDTSNKMLYKGQQGLQCFLVVVALLCVPWMLVAKPLVLRHQYLRRKHLGTHNFGGIRVGNGPTEEDAEIIQHDQLSTHSEEGEEFDFGDTVVYQAIHTIEYCLGCISNTASYLRLWALSLAHAQLSEVLWTMVIHIGLSVRSLGGGFGLFFIFAAFATLTVAILLVMEGLSAFLHALRLHWIEFQNKFYTGTGFKFLPFSFDIIREGRFDD
- the ATP6V0A1 gene encoding V-type proton ATPase 116 kDa subunit a1 isoform X7; its protein translation is MGELFRSEEMTLAQLFLQSEAAYCCVSELGELGKVQFRDLNPDVNVFQRKFVNEVRRCEEMDRKLRFVEKEIKKANIPIMDTGENPEVPFPRDMIDLEANFEKIENELKEINTNQEALKRNFLELTELKFILRKTQQFFDEMADPDLLEESSSLLEPSEMGRGAPLRLGFVAGVINRERIPMFERMLWRVCRGNVFLRQAEIENPLEDPVTGDYVHKSVFIIFFQGDQLKNRVKKICEGFRASLYPCPETPQERKEMASGVNTRIDDLQMVLNQTEDHRQRVLQAAAKNIRVWFIKVRKMKAIYHTLNLCNIDVTQKCLIAEVWCPVADLDSIQFALRRGTEHSGSTVPSILNRMQTNQTPPTYNKTNKFTSGFQNIVDAYGIGTYREINPAPYTIITFPFLFAVMFGDFGHGILMTLIAVWMVIRESRILSQKSDNEMFNMVFSGRYIILLMGLFSTYTGLIYNDCFSKSLNMFGSSWSVRPMFSKGNWSDALLETTPLLQLNPAIPGVFGGPYPFGIDPIWNIASNKLAFLNSFKMKMSVILGIIHMLFGVTLSLLNHIYFKKPLNIYLGFIPEMIFMSSLFGYLVILIFYKWTAYDAHTSKDAPSLLIHFINMFLFSYSDTSNKMLYKGQQGLQCFLVVVALLCVPWMLVAKPLVLRHQYLRRKHLGTHNFGGIRVGNGPTEEDAEIIQHDQLSTHSEEGEEFDFGDTVVYQAIHTIEYCLGCISNTASYLRLWALSLAHAQLSEVLWTMVIHIGLSVRSLGGGFGLFFIFAAFATLTVAILLVMEGLSAFLHALRLHWIEFQNKFYTGTGFKFLPFSFDIIREGRFDD
- the ATP6V0A1 gene encoding V-type proton ATPase 116 kDa subunit a1 isoform X8, whose translation is MGELFRSEEMTLAQLFLQSEAAYCCVSELGELGKVQFRDLNPDVNVFQRKFVNEVRRCEEMDRKLRFVEKEIKKANIPIMDTGENPEVPFPRDMIDLEANFEKIENELKEINTNQEALKRNFLELTELKFILRKTQQFFDEAELHHQQMADPDLLEESSSLLEPSEMGRGAPLRLGFVAGVINRERIPMFERMLWRVCRGNVFLRQAEIENPLEDPVTGDYVHKSVFIIFFQGDQLKNRVKKICEGFRASLYPCPETPQERKEMASGVNTRIDDLQMVLNQTEDHRQRVLQAAAKNIRVWFIKVRKMKAIYHTLNLCNIDVTQKCLIAEVWCPVADLDSIQFALRRGTEHSGSTVPSILNRMQTNQTPPTYNKTNKFTSGFQNIVDAYGIGTYREINPAPYTIITFPFLFAVMFGDFGHGILMTLIAVWMVIRESRILSQKSDNEMFNMVFSGRYIILLMGLFSTYTGLIYNDCFSKSLNMFGSSWSVRPMFSKGNWSDALLETTPLLQLNPAIPGVFGGPYPFGIDPIWNIASNKLAFLNSFKMKMSVILGIIHMLFGVTLSLLNHIYFKKPLNIYLGFIPEMIFMSSLFGYLVILIFYKWTAYDAHTSKDAPSLLIHFINMFLFSYSDTSNKMLYKGQQGLQCFLVVVALLCVPWMLVAKPLVLRHQYLRRKHLEGQPVEAQVSTVPNEQALEAAAAATGTHNFGGIRVGNGPTEEDAEIIQHDQLSTHSEEGEED
- the ATP6V0A1 gene encoding V-type proton ATPase 116 kDa subunit a1 isoform X6 → MGELFRSEEMTLAQLFLQSEAAYCCVSELGELGKVQFRDLNPDVNVFQRKFVNEVRRCEEMDRKLRFVEKEIKKANIPIMDTGENPEVPFPRDMIDLEANFEKIENELKEINTNQEALKRNFLELTELKFILRKTQQFFDEMADPDLLEESSSLLEPSEMGRGAPLRLGFVAGVINRERIPMFERMLWRVCRGNVFLRQAEIENPLEDPVTGDYVHKSVFIIFFQGDQLKNRVKKICEGFRASLYPCPETPQERKEMASGVNTRIDDLQMVLNQTEDHRQRVLQAAAKNIRVWFIKVRKMKAIYHTLNLCNIDVTQKCLIAEVWCPVADLDSIQFALRRGTEHSGSTVPSILNRMQTNQTPPTYNKTNKFTSGFQNIVDAYGIGTYREINPAPYTIITFPFLFAVMFGDFGHGILMTLIAVWMVIRESRILSQKSDNEMFNMVFSGRYIILLMGLFSTYTGLIYNDCFSKSLNMFGSSWSVRPMFSKGNWSDALLETTPLLQLNPAIPGVFGGPYPFGIDPIWNIASNKLAFLNSFKMKMSVILGIIHMLFGVTLSLLNHIYFKKPLNIYLGFIPEMIFMSSLFGYLVILIFYKWTAYDAHTSKDAPSLLIHFINMFLFSYSDTSNKMLYKGQQGLQCFLVVVALLCVPWMLVAKPLVLRHQYLRRKHLGTHNFGGIRVGNGPTEEDAEIIQHDQLSTHSEEGEEPTEDEVFDFGDTVVYQAIHTIEYCLGCISNTASYLRLWALSLAHAQLSEVLWTMVIHIGLSVRSLGGGFGLFFIFAAFATLTVAILLVMEGLSAFLHALRLHWIEFQNKFYTGTGFKFLPFSFDIIREGRFDD